In a single window of the Roseiconus lacunae genome:
- a CDS encoding response regulator translates to MTETILLVDDEPNILQGFKRHLRKDYQVELAVGGKEALKVIKEKGPFAIVVSDMQMPEMSGAELLRRVKDDYPSTVRVMLTGNADQNTAAVAVNEGQIFRFLNKPCPPDQLAKTLDSGLEHYRLITAEAELLNKTLAGSVRMLTQVLSLTMPELFGFTYQARQWAKLIAPRLGIGPAWEVEIAAMLMHVGFVALPRETIHAYLSDGSIGDEHQSLIDGTSQLAFDLISVVPRLENVAEIVRRQYDVPSDPTPQASRVLHAIADYQRFVRHQSSREVLERLKDKQTYDPYVVQALGNVITETRGRKAVGIDGLKDGMILHSGIQDNSGRLLLAAGMEVHQAMIQKLTILAQSATGVREPIEIQTTEADDSDMDESSVEVSHLLFEGV, encoded by the coding sequence GTGACTGAAACGATCCTTCTCGTCGATGACGAACCAAATATCCTTCAGGGGTTTAAACGCCATCTCCGCAAAGACTACCAAGTCGAACTTGCGGTCGGCGGAAAAGAAGCCTTGAAGGTTATCAAAGAAAAAGGCCCCTTCGCGATCGTGGTCTCGGACATGCAAATGCCGGAGATGAGCGGTGCGGAACTCCTTCGTCGAGTGAAAGACGACTACCCCAGCACCGTCCGAGTAATGCTGACCGGCAACGCCGACCAAAATACGGCTGCCGTGGCGGTGAACGAGGGGCAGATCTTTCGCTTTCTAAATAAACCCTGTCCTCCGGATCAGCTTGCCAAGACCCTCGATTCTGGGCTTGAGCATTATCGCTTGATCACTGCCGAAGCCGAGTTGCTCAACAAAACGCTTGCCGGTAGCGTGCGAATGTTGACTCAGGTACTTTCGTTGACAATGCCTGAGCTGTTCGGCTTTACCTATCAAGCACGGCAATGGGCGAAATTGATCGCACCGAGACTTGGTATCGGGCCAGCTTGGGAGGTCGAAATCGCCGCAATGTTGATGCACGTGGGATTTGTCGCTTTGCCGCGTGAAACAATCCATGCGTATCTTAGTGATGGTTCAATCGGTGACGAACATCAGTCGCTAATCGATGGTACATCACAGCTTGCCTTTGATCTGATCTCCGTCGTGCCACGTCTCGAAAACGTGGCGGAGATTGTGCGTAGGCAGTACGACGTGCCCTCTGATCCGACACCACAAGCGTCACGTGTATTGCACGCGATTGCTGATTATCAGCGTTTTGTCCGGCACCAGTCGTCGAGGGAAGTCCTCGAACGTCTAAAGGATAAACAAACCTACGATCCCTATGTGGTCCAAGCCCTTGGGAATGTCATTACCGAGACTCGTGGCCGTAAAGCGGTCGGTATCGACGGCCTGAAAGACGGCATGATTTTGCATTCAGGTATCCAAGATAACTCTGGGCGTTTACTCCTTGCCGCTGGCATGGAAGTCCATCAGGCGATGATTCAGAAACTCACTATCCTGGCTCAATCAGCGACCGGAGTTCGTGAGCCAATCGAAATCCAAACTACTGAAGCAGACGATTCGGATATGGACGAGTCTTCGGTAGAAGTTTCACACTTGCTATTTGAAGGGGTTTGA
- a CDS encoding Gfo/Idh/MocA family protein produces MKIAGINFDHFHMGDLLRMAHDHPDAEIVGICDEDPTRMQDAIAAFDLADHQVFTQPEALFAATEVDLTILCPAASKHGDWVERVAPFGSDLLVEKPFAGSLAEADRMIAACDSAGIRLGINWPLTWVPAHRMTKRLIDDGVIGTCLEVHYYGGNRGPLWHVADKVERTAEDVEREKPRSWFYKRNEGGGSLLDYLGYGTTLGTWYMNGEAPIEVAAMVDQPAGLEVDEHSVVIARYQNGLSKFETRWGTFTDPWTHQPQPKCGFVIVGTEGTISSYDYEDQLRVQSRDCPEGKWVRPDPIPNAMRSPIHYMIDVIDNNRTIEGPLSTTISRIGQQIVDTAAIAATEKRTVKLLA; encoded by the coding sequence ATGAAGATTGCAGGGATCAACTTCGATCACTTTCATATGGGTGATTTGCTAAGGATGGCGCACGACCATCCCGACGCAGAAATCGTTGGGATTTGTGACGAGGATCCCACGCGAATGCAGGACGCGATCGCCGCATTCGACCTAGCCGATCACCAGGTTTTTACGCAACCCGAAGCTCTCTTTGCGGCAACCGAGGTCGACTTGACGATCCTCTGTCCTGCCGCGTCCAAACATGGCGACTGGGTGGAGCGGGTCGCGCCTTTCGGATCGGATTTGCTTGTCGAAAAACCCTTTGCCGGCTCGCTCGCCGAAGCCGATCGGATGATCGCAGCCTGCGATTCTGCGGGCATTCGCCTTGGCATTAATTGGCCGCTAACGTGGGTTCCTGCTCACCGAATGACCAAACGTTTGATCGATGATGGCGTGATCGGAACGTGTCTTGAAGTCCATTACTACGGTGGCAATCGCGGCCCACTTTGGCACGTCGCAGATAAGGTCGAACGGACCGCAGAAGACGTCGAACGTGAAAAGCCTCGTAGCTGGTTTTACAAACGTAATGAGGGCGGTGGGTCGCTGCTCGACTATCTTGGTTATGGAACCACACTCGGGACGTGGTACATGAACGGCGAAGCGCCCATCGAGGTCGCTGCGATGGTTGATCAACCAGCCGGTTTGGAAGTCGATGAGCACAGCGTCGTGATCGCTCGCTACCAAAACGGTCTATCAAAGTTTGAAACTCGGTGGGGGACCTTTACAGACCCTTGGACACACCAGCCACAACCGAAATGTGGTTTCGTTATCGTTGGAACCGAAGGCACGATTTCGAGCTACGATTACGAAGATCAGCTAAGAGTCCAATCGCGTGATTGTCCGGAAGGGAAGTGGGTCCGGCCAGACCCAATTCCCAACGCAATGCGCAGCCCGATCCACTACATGATCGATGTCATTGATAACAATCGGACAATCGAAGGGCCGCTTTCGACAACGATCAGCCGGATCGGACAGCAAATTGTCGATACCGCCGCGATTGCTGCGACCGAGAAACGGACCGTTAAGCTACTCGCCTAG
- a CDS encoding response regulator yields MASVILVDDDSHLLSGLRRNLREQPYELFTANSTETAIQMFQRHPFDVAVVDQHMGGRLGTELIAWISLHFPNTVRIMLTGSTDMWVAQEAVNNGGVFRFLTKPCLSLDLALAIHEGLEMQSEV; encoded by the coding sequence ATGGCTTCAGTAATTCTAGTCGACGACGACAGCCACCTCCTGAGCGGACTGCGTCGCAACCTGCGTGAGCAACCGTACGAGCTTTTTACGGCCAATTCCACGGAGACGGCGATCCAAATGTTTCAGCGACATCCGTTTGATGTTGCGGTCGTCGATCAACACATGGGCGGCCGACTAGGGACAGAGTTGATCGCCTGGATTTCGCTGCATTTTCCCAATACGGTGCGGATTATGTTGACAGGATCGACCGACATGTGGGTTGCGCAAGAGGCAGTCAATAACGGCGGTGTCTTTCGCTTTTTAACGAAGCCATGTCTATCGCTCGACCTCGCGCTCGCGATCCACGAGGGGTTGGAAATGCAGTCCGAAGTTTAG
- a CDS encoding CBS domain-containing protein: MNTELTVKDLMARSVVSIDHDATVHAALDIMMEDKLSCLPVVAANGRCIGVLALPDLMPIASESDHLLDEASDGVMDRLWVVDVMRERFGSDQVNEFMSDEPVLIGAEASASHAAELMLNHGIHHLPVVNRNDELIGILSSMDLLRAIVSSTANA; encoded by the coding sequence ATGAATACCGAGTTAACCGTCAAAGACCTGATGGCACGAAGTGTCGTGTCGATCGATCATGACGCAACCGTGCATGCCGCATTGGACATCATGATGGAAGACAAGCTTTCATGCTTGCCCGTCGTCGCGGCGAACGGTCGATGTATTGGTGTCCTCGCGTTGCCGGATCTCATGCCGATTGCGAGCGAGTCGGATCACTTACTAGACGAAGCCAGTGACGGTGTGATGGACCGGCTCTGGGTTGTCGATGTCATGCGAGAACGTTTCGGAAGTGATCAGGTGAATGAATTCATGAGCGATGAACCGGTGCTGATCGGTGCCGAGGCATCGGCCAGTCACGCCGCCGAGTTGATGCTCAACCATGGCATTCACCATTTACCGGTCGTCAATCGAAATGACGAACTAATCGGTATACTCTCGTCGATGGATCTTCTGCGGGCGATCGTATCTTCGACAGCCAACGCTTGA
- a CDS encoding glycosyltransferase family 4 protein produces MKVAIIGHLKHPIAKPFSGGLEAFTFDYVAALRDRGHDVTLFASGDSDHELGLSSVVDVATVRDSISRLGHIDHDWIEAVEDEAYGALMDRLAMEHFDVIHNHSLSPIPLRFASCQPCPVITTLHVPPLPRMTQEVRRRGAGSCGIFVNISQANAKSWSPELGQQRIIYNGVNENFWMQHQASKENRAIWFGRILADKGTHLAIEAAHEAGMPIDVVGPISDQVYFDNEVSPRLSSEDVYHGHQDHEVLSKLIGRAAVSVVTPCWDEPFGLVVTESLASGTPVAGFRRGALPEIVRRSVGRLADPGDTEDLARCINECRALDGGVCRRYVQEKFGFDRMVVAYEELYSRIELPRPLMRHSSIDGATAA; encoded by the coding sequence ATGAAAGTCGCAATTATTGGGCACCTTAAACATCCGATCGCCAAACCGTTTTCAGGTGGACTCGAAGCATTCACGTTTGATTATGTAGCCGCTTTGCGCGATCGTGGGCACGATGTCACGTTGTTTGCCAGTGGAGATTCCGATCATGAACTTGGACTCAGTTCGGTTGTCGATGTCGCGACGGTACGGGATTCGATCAGTCGACTCGGACACATCGATCACGATTGGATCGAGGCCGTGGAAGACGAAGCCTACGGCGCTTTGATGGATCGGCTGGCGATGGAACATTTCGATGTTATCCACAATCATTCACTGAGTCCGATTCCGCTGCGGTTCGCTTCTTGCCAACCCTGTCCTGTCATCACAACACTTCACGTGCCACCGCTACCTCGCATGACCCAAGAAGTACGGCGACGAGGCGCAGGGTCGTGCGGTATTTTTGTAAACATCTCGCAGGCCAACGCAAAGTCATGGTCACCCGAACTTGGTCAGCAACGAATCATCTACAACGGCGTGAATGAGAACTTTTGGATGCAACATCAAGCATCGAAAGAGAATCGAGCCATCTGGTTTGGTCGAATCTTAGCCGACAAGGGAACTCATCTCGCAATCGAAGCGGCCCACGAGGCCGGGATGCCAATCGACGTGGTTGGCCCGATTTCCGATCAGGTCTACTTTGACAACGAAGTTTCACCGCGTCTGAGTAGCGAGGATGTGTATCACGGTCATCAAGATCATGAAGTGCTGTCTAAGCTGATTGGCAGAGCAGCCGTTTCTGTGGTCACTCCCTGCTGGGATGAACCATTTGGCTTGGTTGTCACTGAATCTTTAGCCAGTGGGACTCCGGTCGCCGGCTTTCGCCGCGGAGCCCTTCCAGAGATTGTTCGTCGATCGGTCGGTCGTTTGGCGGATCCAGGCGATACGGAAGATCTTGCACGATGTATCAATGAATGTCGAGCATTAGACGGCGGGGTCTGCCGTCGCTACGTTCAAGAAAAATTTGGCTTTGATCGTATGGTTGTTGCTTACGAAGAGCTTTACTCACGCATCGAATTGCCTCGGCCACTGATGCGGCACTCTTCGATCGACGGAGCGACAGCGGCATGA
- a CDS encoding glycosyltransferase family 2 protein, which translates to MDQDVDVSEFRQTKFPIVTARVDGDGKRLPLAEARNQAAELSRGDTLIFLDVDCIPSAHMIERFAEVTQTHARLWMGSPRYLPEGVTKGNWDLVELDRIAVQHPLQPCLQENEQLVSSRYELFWSLCFAIRKDDFERLGKFDEQYRGYGGEDTDFAFSARRVGLPFAFVDAVAFHQYHAVYKPPMNHLVDVVSNARRFRQKWGVWPMESWLSAFANEGLVRFDPINDQLELLRKPTSDQIEQSLTRTPAGF; encoded by the coding sequence ATGGATCAGGATGTTGATGTGTCCGAGTTTAGGCAAACCAAGTTTCCAATCGTGACCGCACGTGTCGATGGTGACGGAAAAAGGTTGCCGCTCGCCGAAGCTCGAAACCAAGCGGCTGAGCTGAGTCGTGGGGACACACTGATCTTCCTTGACGTGGATTGTATCCCATCAGCTCATATGATCGAACGGTTCGCCGAAGTGACACAAACTCATGCGAGACTTTGGATGGGAAGTCCGAGATATTTGCCAGAGGGAGTTACGAAAGGAAATTGGGACCTTGTCGAATTGGATCGAATTGCGGTTCAGCATCCTTTGCAACCATGCCTTCAAGAAAATGAGCAACTTGTATCAAGTCGATATGAGCTTTTCTGGTCTCTTTGCTTTGCAATCCGGAAAGATGATTTCGAACGTCTTGGAAAGTTCGACGAGCAATACAGAGGCTATGGTGGTGAAGATACAGATTTTGCGTTCTCCGCGCGTCGAGTAGGTCTTCCGTTCGCTTTCGTCGATGCGGTAGCGTTTCACCAATATCATGCCGTCTACAAACCGCCAATGAACCACCTTGTCGACGTCGTTTCGAATGCGAGGCGATTCCGACAGAAATGGGGTGTTTGGCCAATGGAGTCCTGGTTGTCGGCATTCGCAAACGAGGGTTTGGTTCGCTTTGATCCGATCAACGACCAGCTTGAGCTGCTGCGTAAGCCGACGAGTGATCAAATCGAGCAGTCATTAACTCGAACTCCCGCGGGGTTCTAA
- a CDS encoding glycosyl transferase family 28 protein: MNDLQIGFYVHYHGMGHKRRTEAILRHLKVPSSVITSRLGDLDWKGANLLEVIEIACDIDDVSFEGAARSQDVPALHYAPLWTDSITRRVAEYTAWLSRTKPDLMVVDVSAEISMLTRLASIPQVVVRQHGDRRDPAHLNAYAAAEALLAPFPRCMEDELTPDWVIDKSVYLSGFSAHSDDDKTVSFSRPTIVVMFGKGGTDSQASRLAEAATAVSDFDWVVVGKEKPPAMTQPMNLRYVGWTDQPLKYVRAATMVVSAAGHNSVMELGRERARFIAIAEERPFDEQRRKVHILNRERLAVGVPQWPKVDEWKTLIGRAMNLDPSPWDTIYREDGAIEAARFLELAALRSNLLRRGEQSGTTSLCSGLFPNSQIAEMGQNAS; this comes from the coding sequence ATGAATGACTTACAGATCGGATTCTACGTGCATTACCACGGGATGGGACATAAACGAAGAACGGAAGCGATTCTGCGGCATCTAAAAGTGCCGTCGTCGGTCATTACGAGCCGACTTGGCGACCTGGATTGGAAAGGTGCGAACCTACTGGAAGTCATCGAGATTGCCTGTGATATCGATGACGTTTCTTTTGAGGGTGCTGCCAGGTCACAAGATGTTCCCGCGCTTCACTACGCACCGCTTTGGACGGATTCGATCACACGCCGAGTCGCCGAATACACGGCTTGGCTGTCGCGAACGAAGCCTGACCTGATGGTCGTCGACGTCTCGGCAGAAATCTCGATGCTGACTCGTCTCGCTTCGATCCCCCAGGTCGTGGTTCGTCAACACGGCGACCGCCGAGATCCGGCCCACCTTAATGCCTACGCAGCTGCGGAAGCATTACTGGCGCCATTTCCAAGATGCATGGAAGATGAACTGACGCCCGATTGGGTGATCGACAAGTCAGTTTACCTCTCTGGTTTCTCCGCTCACAGCGATGATGACAAGACGGTTTCATTCAGTCGTCCGACCATTGTCGTGATGTTCGGCAAAGGTGGAACCGATTCACAGGCATCCCGACTCGCGGAAGCAGCGACCGCGGTTAGTGACTTCGATTGGGTGGTCGTTGGTAAAGAGAAGCCACCAGCCATGACGCAACCGATGAACCTTCGATATGTCGGATGGACGGACCAACCGCTTAAATATGTTCGTGCCGCAACGATGGTGGTCTCTGCAGCGGGCCACAATAGTGTGATGGAATTGGGACGCGAACGGGCCCGGTTTATCGCCATTGCAGAGGAACGCCCCTTCGACGAACAACGTCGCAAGGTTCACATTCTCAACCGAGAACGACTAGCCGTCGGGGTGCCTCAATGGCCGAAGGTTGACGAATGGAAAACTTTGATCGGGCGAGCAATGAATTTAGATCCTTCGCCTTGGGACACAATCTATCGTGAAGACGGTGCTATCGAAGCCGCAAGATTTCTCGAACTAGCCGCGCTTCGTTCAAACCTGCTCAGGCGAGGGGAGCAGTCAGGGACAACGTCGCTGTGCAGCGGTCTATTCCCAAACAGTCAGATTGCTGAGATGGGGCAAAACGCATCATGA
- a CDS encoding serine hydrolase, protein MKTWLLLLLQAVCLWGVALATSARGAEFDLVISNGKVVDGSGAPWYFADLGIKDGKIVQIGDLADQDTKKTLDATGMVVAPGFIDLMGQTASPMLENPKTAINLLSQGITTINAGEGSSAAPQSPDDERRYGYTTMAEYFTLVESRGIPLNLVQTIGHTQVRRIVLGDTDRRPTEQELSQMKGLVAEAMEAGAIGVSTALIYPPAVYAPTREIAELAAEAGRYGGRYYTHMRNEGDRLLEAIDEALDIGQTADAPVHIFHLKAAGRHNWGKMQLAIAKIKSARSEGHQVTADIYPYINNGLGIAALIHPKHFENGRAQLITKLDDESLRATIREEMETTDGWENWFRHTGNDWGRIVIGRSNHPDYREHDGKSVAQIAEAIGEDPWDTFFNLVRSGAFALPETMSDANKIMAMQQEFVSFCTDVGPAGGSRSASHPRAFGSFPRLLSKYVRDLGAISLERAVAQASAAAANNVMAYDRGRIAVGLAADVIVFDYENLTDHADFEHPDAISEGMRYVVVNGELVFDDGKQTDAKPGRVLRGPGYRESLAPYRQQSTPRDDRFEVYDRSIKEFMKTHRAPGVSIAVTDKGKVAFSGAYGYADVAKREPVTTESLFRIASLSKPITAVAILQLVEDGMLQLDDPVLDYLDAEDSIAAAGEKFDERFRKITIRHLLQHRGGWDRGQSFDAMFRSVEFAEQFNVPPPATPDIVIKAMFTYPLDFDPGHRYAYSNFGYCLLGRVIENLTDQSYESYVQEQVLKPIGVTAMRIGKSRLDQRSENEVRYYHSGDAESVFSDDLNETVPWPYGGWFLEAMDAHGAWIASATDLAKFAAAFDNPDHCPILSRESIEAMFARPPGLAGHDDEGNAKDRYYSLGWSIVDIPKGVNQWHTGSLAGTATIMIRRHDGKNFVALFNARTSPRASHLGRAMDRLLHDMANQVSDWPE, encoded by the coding sequence ATGAAAACCTGGCTACTCTTACTACTTCAAGCCGTCTGCCTTTGGGGTGTTGCTTTGGCGACCTCAGCCAGGGGCGCCGAATTCGATCTGGTCATCAGCAACGGCAAAGTGGTCGATGGCAGCGGAGCCCCGTGGTACTTTGCAGACCTTGGTATCAAAGACGGGAAAATCGTACAAATTGGCGATTTAGCTGATCAGGATACGAAGAAAACGCTCGACGCGACCGGCATGGTTGTGGCTCCGGGATTCATTGACTTGATGGGGCAGACCGCATCACCGATGCTGGAGAATCCCAAAACCGCGATCAATTTACTTTCCCAGGGGATCACGACGATCAATGCCGGTGAGGGCTCGTCCGCGGCCCCACAAAGCCCGGACGATGAACGTCGCTACGGGTACACCACGATGGCGGAGTATTTCACGCTTGTCGAGTCTCGTGGAATTCCTCTCAATTTGGTGCAGACAATCGGCCACACTCAAGTGCGGCGGATCGTACTTGGTGACACCGACCGACGCCCAACCGAACAAGAGTTGTCGCAGATGAAAGGGCTGGTTGCCGAAGCGATGGAAGCCGGGGCAATCGGTGTCTCGACAGCACTGATCTATCCGCCCGCTGTTTATGCGCCGACCAGAGAGATCGCAGAACTAGCTGCCGAAGCCGGCCGATACGGCGGACGATACTATACCCACATGCGTAACGAAGGCGACCGCCTACTCGAGGCGATCGACGAAGCGTTGGACATCGGGCAAACTGCCGATGCCCCGGTTCATATATTTCACTTGAAAGCGGCCGGGCGACATAACTGGGGAAAAATGCAGTTGGCGATCGCGAAGATCAAGTCGGCGCGCAGCGAAGGCCACCAAGTCACCGCTGATATTTATCCGTATATCAACAACGGACTGGGAATCGCGGCGTTGATCCATCCAAAGCACTTCGAAAACGGGCGTGCTCAACTGATTACAAAACTGGACGATGAATCACTGCGAGCAACCATCCGTGAAGAGATGGAGACAACGGACGGCTGGGAAAACTGGTTTCGCCACACAGGAAATGACTGGGGGCGGATTGTCATCGGGCGAAGCAACCACCCGGATTATCGAGAGCACGATGGCAAGAGTGTGGCGCAGATCGCTGAAGCCATCGGCGAAGACCCGTGGGACACGTTTTTCAATCTCGTTCGCAGCGGTGCATTTGCGTTGCCAGAGACGATGTCTGATGCCAATAAGATCATGGCGATGCAACAGGAGTTTGTCTCCTTTTGTACCGATGTCGGCCCTGCCGGTGGAAGCCGTAGTGCGTCACATCCGCGTGCATTCGGGTCATTTCCTCGGTTGTTGTCCAAGTACGTACGTGACCTCGGCGCGATCAGCCTTGAGCGAGCTGTTGCCCAGGCAAGTGCTGCGGCGGCAAACAACGTCATGGCGTACGACCGGGGTAGGATCGCGGTTGGTTTAGCCGCCGACGTGATCGTCTTTGACTATGAAAACTTGACCGACCATGCCGATTTTGAACATCCCGATGCGATCAGCGAGGGAATGCGATATGTCGTCGTAAATGGCGAACTTGTTTTCGACGACGGAAAGCAAACCGACGCGAAACCGGGACGCGTCCTCCGCGGTCCAGGGTATCGTGAAAGCCTTGCCCCCTACCGCCAACAATCGACACCGCGTGACGATCGATTCGAGGTCTACGATCGATCGATCAAAGAATTCATGAAGACGCACCGGGCACCCGGAGTTTCGATCGCGGTCACCGACAAAGGTAAAGTCGCTTTCTCCGGAGCGTACGGGTATGCCGATGTCGCTAAACGAGAACCGGTCACTACCGAAAGTTTGTTTCGAATCGCAAGTCTTTCTAAACCCATTACGGCAGTCGCGATTCTTCAGTTGGTCGAAGACGGCATGCTGCAACTTGACGATCCAGTATTGGATTATCTTGACGCCGAGGATTCAATTGCGGCGGCAGGTGAGAAATTCGATGAACGGTTTCGCAAAATCACCATCCGGCACCTGCTGCAACACCGAGGTGGTTGGGATCGCGGCCAATCCTTTGATGCCATGTTTCGATCGGTAGAGTTCGCCGAGCAATTCAACGTTCCTCCGCCGGCAACACCGGACATCGTGATCAAGGCGATGTTTACCTATCCCTTGGATTTCGATCCCGGCCATCGATACGCCTACTCAAACTTTGGCTACTGTTTGCTCGGACGTGTCATCGAGAACCTGACCGATCAGAGCTATGAAAGCTATGTTCAAGAACAGGTCCTCAAACCGATCGGGGTGACTGCGATGCGAATCGGAAAGTCTCGGCTCGATCAGCGATCCGAAAATGAAGTGCGGTACTACCATTCCGGCGATGCCGAATCAGTCTTTTCCGATGACTTGAACGAAACGGTTCCCTGGCCCTACGGTGGCTGGTTTTTGGAAGCGATGGACGCGCACGGTGCTTGGATCGCATCGGCGACGGACCTTGCAAAATTTGCCGCGGCATTTGACAATCCCGATCATTGCCCGATCCTCAGCAGGGAAAGTATCGAAGCGATGTTTGCACGGCCACCGGGGTTAGCCGGTCACGATGATGAAGGGAACGCGAAGGACCGCTACTACTCGCTCGGATGGTCAATCGTTGACATTCCCAAGGGCGTCAATCAGTGGCACACCGGCTCACTGGCGGGGACGGCAACCATTATGATCCGCCGTCACGATGGAAAAAACTTTGTCGCTTTGTTCAATGCTCGGACCAGTCCTCGTGCGTCGCACCTGGGGCGGGCGATGGATCGATTGTTGCACGACATGGCCAATCAAGTGTCTGATTGGCCAGAATGA
- a CDS encoding MATE family efflux transporter, protein MLKQVQPRPADPYGYRALLSIALPLIATVGCFSVTLFTDRVLLMWYGPTSSAASISAGNVYWAIACIPVTAMGFTTPLVAAAMGRGLKTSDSESQPHQRNVDKIPGLVWKLIWQSIWITFATLPLFALIGWLSPTLFLAFDHDPNLAAEEATYFRTLLLVAPASMLEAGLTAFFVGRRKTGPIFRTNVASAVLNIFLDVWLIFGGAGVPALGVLGAALATAIAMWFKAAIFAVLIVRSSPSIRSLVEHYRPNRLVIGRILGPGSVLGIQQLIRSSMFSYLMLMIGTASVTGLAATSAAVSLYQLLSIPAVGLATAVTVMIGQSHTSATIHLVRAVVRRSLVFSAGVSLLVVAPLVSFPHWIVEIPLYGVSKDEADAVRPIAIFLLRFAAAYGVFDITALTLGAVLKGLGTTTPILISTLFASIAALTFGWFGGYASVSQVTHWWSALVIWAATQTICLAVFLVKRGSLARPHG, encoded by the coding sequence ATGCTAAAGCAAGTCCAGCCCCGACCCGCTGATCCCTATGGCTATCGTGCTTTACTATCCATTGCACTTCCACTGATCGCGACCGTTGGCTGCTTTTCGGTCACACTGTTCACCGACCGAGTGCTGTTGATGTGGTACGGGCCAACCTCTTCGGCCGCTTCGATCTCGGCCGGCAATGTGTACTGGGCGATTGCCTGTATCCCCGTGACGGCGATGGGGTTCACAACACCGCTAGTCGCTGCTGCGATGGGACGCGGATTAAAAACATCTGACTCCGAATCTCAACCCCACCAGCGAAATGTCGATAAAATTCCGGGATTGGTTTGGAAGCTGATTTGGCAAAGTATCTGGATCACATTCGCGACGCTTCCCCTATTTGCCTTGATCGGATGGTTGAGTCCAACTCTTTTCTTGGCGTTTGATCATGATCCGAACCTAGCCGCCGAAGAGGCGACCTACTTCCGAACTCTTTTGTTGGTTGCTCCCGCGTCGATGCTTGAAGCAGGCTTGACCGCGTTTTTTGTCGGCCGTCGAAAGACAGGTCCAATCTTTCGCACGAATGTCGCGTCTGCCGTATTAAATATCTTCCTGGATGTTTGGTTGATCTTCGGGGGGGCAGGTGTACCAGCACTTGGCGTCCTTGGTGCGGCGCTTGCGACTGCGATTGCCATGTGGTTTAAAGCCGCAATCTTCGCCGTATTGATCGTTCGATCGTCGCCTTCGATCAGGTCACTGGTGGAACACTATCGACCCAACCGATTGGTGATTGGACGCATTCTTGGTCCAGGTTCTGTCTTGGGAATCCAGCAACTAATTCGATCATCAATGTTTAGTTATCTCATGTTAATGATCGGGACCGCATCGGTGACCGGACTGGCTGCAACATCAGCCGCGGTTAGCCTTTATCAATTGTTGTCGATTCCGGCCGTCGGGCTCGCCACCGCGGTCACTGTGATGATCGGCCAATCGCATACCTCGGCGACGATTCACTTAGTCCGCGCGGTTGTTCGACGTAGTCTGGTGTTTAGTGCGGGAGTATCGTTACTTGTTGTCGCCCCTCTTGTTTCGTTTCCCCATTGGATTGTTGAAATCCCTTTGTACGGCGTAAGCAAAGACGAAGCGGATGCGGTTCGTCCCATTGCAATTTTTCTCTTGCGGTTTGCCGCGGCGTACGGGGTGTTCGACATCACGGCTCTGACGCTAGGTGCCGTTTTGAAAGGGCTGGGGACCACGACGCCGATTCTTATTTCAACGTTGTTCGCTTCTATCGCCGCGTTGACATTTGGCTGGTTTGGTGGGTATGCGTCCGTCTCACAAGTCACCCACTGGTGGTCCGCCCTGGTCATCTGGGCAGCAACGCAAACCATCTGCCTGGCTGTTTTCTTAGTCAAACGTGGATCATTGGCGAGGCCCCATGGGTGA